The following are encoded together in the Buteo buteo chromosome 2, bButBut1.hap1.1, whole genome shotgun sequence genome:
- the NELFCD gene encoding negative elongation factor C/D isoform X2: MEDADYFEGSAAEWGNEADGGTQDDEDGEGEDDAEVQQECLKKFSTPDYIMEPSIFNTLKRYFQAGGSPENVIQLLSENYTAVAQTVNLLAEWLIQTGVEPVQVQETVENHLKSLLIKHFDPRKADSIFTEEGETPAWLEQMIAHTTWRDLFYKLAEAHPDCLMLNFTVKLISDAGYQGEITSVSTACQQLEVFSRVLRTSLATILDGGEENLEKNLPEFAKMVCHGEHTYLFAQSMMSILAQEEQGGSAVRRIAQEVQRYAHEKGHDASQITLALGTAASYPRACQALGAMLSKGALNPADITVLFKMFTSMDPPPVELIRVPAFLDLFMQSLFKPGAKINQDHKHKYIHILAYAASVVEMWKKNKRVSINKDELKSTSKAIETVHNLCCNENKGASELVAELSTLYQCIRFPVVAMGVLKWVDWTVSEPRYFQLQTDHTPVHLALLDEISTCHQLLHPQVLQLLVKLFETEHSQLDVMEQLELKKTLLDRMVHLLSRGYVLPVVSYIRKCLEKLDTDISLIRYFVTEVLDVIAPPYTSDFVQLFLPILENESIAGTIKTEGEHDPVTEFIAHCKSNFIMMN; encoded by the exons ATGGAGGACGCCGATTACTTCGAAGGCAGCGCGGCGGAGTGGGGGAACGAGGCGGACGGAGGGACG CAAGACGATGAGGACGGGGAGGGAGAAGATGATGCCGAAGTCCAGCAGGAATGCCTGAAGAAATTTTCAACCCCAGACTATATAATGGAGCCGTCAATATTTAACACATTAAAGAG ATATTTCCAGGCAGGAGGTTCTCCAGAGAATGTTATCCAGCTCCTCTCTGAAAACTACACTGCAGTGGCACAGACTGTAAATTTGCTGGCAGAGTGGCTCATTCAAACAG GTGTTGAGCCAGTGCAAGTTCAGGAGACTGTAGAAAACCATTTAAAGAGCTTACTTATCAAGCATTTTGACCCTCGGAAAGCAGATTCCATCTTtacagaggaaggagag ACGCCAGCCTGGCTTGAGCAAATGATAGCACATACTACATGGAGAGATCTCTTTTACAAGTTGGCAGAAGCCCATCCCGACTGTTTAATGCTTAATTTTACTGTGAAG ctTATATCTGATGCTGGATATCAAGGGGAAATAACCAGTGTTTCAACAGCATGTCAGCAACTAGAAGTATTTTCCAGAGTCCTGCGTACATCTCTGGCAACAATTTTAgatggaggagaagaaaaccttgaaaaaaacctccctGAGTttgct AAGATGGTGTGCCACGGAGAACACACTTACCTTTTTGCTCAGTCTATGATGTCCATATTAGCTCAAGAAGAGCAAGGAGGGTCAGCTGTCAGACGGATTGCTCAGGAGGTTCAGCGATATGCTCATGAGAA AGGCCATGATGCTAGTCAGATCACTTTAGCATTGGGTACTGCAGCCTCCTATCCTCGAGCATGTCAGGCTCTTGGTGCGATGTTGTCCAAAGGAGCTCTGAATCCAGCAGATATCACTGTCCTGTTCAAAATGTTTACAAGCATGGACCCACCTCCAGTAGAACTG attCGAGTACCTGCCTTTCTGGACCTCTTCATGCAGTCATTGTTTAAGCCAGGGGCTAAGATCAACCAGGACCACAAACATAAGTATATTCACATACTGGCATATGCAGCTAGTGTAGTAGAGATGTGGAAAAAG AACAAGAGAGTCAGCATAAACAAGGATGAACTCAAGTCAACTTCAAAAGCCATTGAAACTGTTCACAATCTGTGTTGCAATGAGAACAAAGGAGCATCAGAGTTGGTTGCAGAACTGAGCACTCTCTATCAGTGCATCAG GTTCCCAGTGGTGGCAATGGGTGTATTAAAATGGGTGGATTGGACAGTGTCAGAACCACGATACTTCCAACTGCAGACTGATCACACTCCAGTTCATCTGGCATTATTGGATGAG ATCAGTACATGCCATCAGCTGCTTCATCCCCAAGTTCTACAACTTCTTGTCAAGCTCTTTGAAACAGAACATTCGCAGCTTGATGTAATGGAGCAG CTGGAATTGAAGAAGACTCTCTTGGATAGAATGGTGCACTTACTCAGTCGAGGATATGTTCTACCTGTTGTCAGCTATATCCGCAAATGCCTGGAGAAGCTAGATACAGATATCTCTCTCATCAGATACTTTGTTACAGAG GTGCTTGATGTGATTGCTCCTCCATATACCTCAGACTTCgtacagctttttcttccaatcTTGGAGAATGAAAGTATTGCAGGTACTATTAAAACAGAAGGTGAACATGACCCTGTCACTGAGTTTATAG CTCATTGCAAATCTAACTTTATTATGATGAACTAA
- the NELFCD gene encoding negative elongation factor C/D isoform X1 yields the protein MEDADYFEGSAAEWGNEADGGTQDDEDGEGEDDAEVQQECLKKFSTPDYIMEPSIFNTLKRYFQAGGSPENVIQLLSENYTAVAQTVNLLAEWLIQTGVEPVQVQETVENHLKSLLIKHFDPRKADSIFTEEGETPAWLEQMIAHTTWRDLFYKLAEAHPDCLMLNFTVKLISDAGYQGEITSVSTACQQLEVFSRVLRTSLATILDGGEENLEKNLPEFAKMVCHGEHTYLFAQSMMSILAQEEQGGSAVRRIAQEVQRYAHEKGHDASQITLALGTAASYPRACQALGAMLSKGALNPADITVLFKMFTSMDPPPVELIRVPAFLDLFMQSLFKPGAKINQDHKHKYIHILAYAASVVEMWKKNKRVSINKDELKSTSKAIETVHNLCCNENKGASELVAELSTLYQCIRFPVVAMGVLKWVDWTVSEPRYFQLQTDHTPVHLALLDEISTCHQLLHPQVLQLLVKLFETEHSQLDVMEQLELKKTLLDRMVHLLSRGYVLPVVSYIRKCLEKLDTDISLIRYFVTEVLDVIAPPYTSDFVQLFLPILENESIAGTIKTEGEHDPVTEFIGKSHLFFAYLLPFVFVTTCK from the exons ATGGAGGACGCCGATTACTTCGAAGGCAGCGCGGCGGAGTGGGGGAACGAGGCGGACGGAGGGACG CAAGACGATGAGGACGGGGAGGGAGAAGATGATGCCGAAGTCCAGCAGGAATGCCTGAAGAAATTTTCAACCCCAGACTATATAATGGAGCCGTCAATATTTAACACATTAAAGAG ATATTTCCAGGCAGGAGGTTCTCCAGAGAATGTTATCCAGCTCCTCTCTGAAAACTACACTGCAGTGGCACAGACTGTAAATTTGCTGGCAGAGTGGCTCATTCAAACAG GTGTTGAGCCAGTGCAAGTTCAGGAGACTGTAGAAAACCATTTAAAGAGCTTACTTATCAAGCATTTTGACCCTCGGAAAGCAGATTCCATCTTtacagaggaaggagag ACGCCAGCCTGGCTTGAGCAAATGATAGCACATACTACATGGAGAGATCTCTTTTACAAGTTGGCAGAAGCCCATCCCGACTGTTTAATGCTTAATTTTACTGTGAAG ctTATATCTGATGCTGGATATCAAGGGGAAATAACCAGTGTTTCAACAGCATGTCAGCAACTAGAAGTATTTTCCAGAGTCCTGCGTACATCTCTGGCAACAATTTTAgatggaggagaagaaaaccttgaaaaaaacctccctGAGTttgct AAGATGGTGTGCCACGGAGAACACACTTACCTTTTTGCTCAGTCTATGATGTCCATATTAGCTCAAGAAGAGCAAGGAGGGTCAGCTGTCAGACGGATTGCTCAGGAGGTTCAGCGATATGCTCATGAGAA AGGCCATGATGCTAGTCAGATCACTTTAGCATTGGGTACTGCAGCCTCCTATCCTCGAGCATGTCAGGCTCTTGGTGCGATGTTGTCCAAAGGAGCTCTGAATCCAGCAGATATCACTGTCCTGTTCAAAATGTTTACAAGCATGGACCCACCTCCAGTAGAACTG attCGAGTACCTGCCTTTCTGGACCTCTTCATGCAGTCATTGTTTAAGCCAGGGGCTAAGATCAACCAGGACCACAAACATAAGTATATTCACATACTGGCATATGCAGCTAGTGTAGTAGAGATGTGGAAAAAG AACAAGAGAGTCAGCATAAACAAGGATGAACTCAAGTCAACTTCAAAAGCCATTGAAACTGTTCACAATCTGTGTTGCAATGAGAACAAAGGAGCATCAGAGTTGGTTGCAGAACTGAGCACTCTCTATCAGTGCATCAG GTTCCCAGTGGTGGCAATGGGTGTATTAAAATGGGTGGATTGGACAGTGTCAGAACCACGATACTTCCAACTGCAGACTGATCACACTCCAGTTCATCTGGCATTATTGGATGAG ATCAGTACATGCCATCAGCTGCTTCATCCCCAAGTTCTACAACTTCTTGTCAAGCTCTTTGAAACAGAACATTCGCAGCTTGATGTAATGGAGCAG CTGGAATTGAAGAAGACTCTCTTGGATAGAATGGTGCACTTACTCAGTCGAGGATATGTTCTACCTGTTGTCAGCTATATCCGCAAATGCCTGGAGAAGCTAGATACAGATATCTCTCTCATCAGATACTTTGTTACAGAG GTGCTTGATGTGATTGCTCCTCCATATACCTCAGACTTCgtacagctttttcttccaatcTTGGAGAATGAAAGTATTGCAGGTACTATTAAAACAGAAGGTGAACATGACCCTGTCACTGAGTTTATAGGTAAGTCGCATTTATTCTTTGCATACCTGCTTCCATTTGTATTTGTTACAACTTGCAAATAA